Sequence from the Paenibacillus riograndensis SBR5 genome:
ATCCCGGAACCGGTGAGCCGGTTCTGGAGCAAGGTGCTCAAGAAGGCGCTGCTGGAGCCGCATCTGAGCGCTGCCGCGCTGGAGCAGGAACGCAGCTCTTTATTCCGCCAGGCCATAGAGCATGGCTGGGAACCGGAGCAGATTAAGTCCCTGTACCTGAGAGTTTTTCTGGACATGAGCCATACCGTCATCGGAGCCGAAGGCGGTGCGGAGCTGGAAGCGGCCCTGCGCAAAAAGCTGGAGCTGTGCCAAACCTTTGGCTCCGTACACGACACGACTTGCGCCTACTTCCACAAGCTTCAACAGCTGCAGGAGGGCGGCAAAAAAATAGACTCCTCCATTTCAAGGATTATCCAGCATATGCGGGAAGATCTCAGCTATCCTTACAAGCTGGAGGAACTGGCTGCTTCAATGAATTACAGCGTGCCCTATTTCAGTTCCATGTTCAAAAAAGCCGTTGGAGAAAGCTTCGTTCAATATCTGACCCGCCTGCGCATCGAGAAGGCGAAGCTGCTGCTGCTCACCACCGATCACAAAACCTTCGAAATTTCCGAATCCATCGGATTCGAGAATTACCGGTCTTTTAACCGGATATTCAAAAAAGAGACTGGCGTCTCCCCTTCCGATTACCGCCGGAACGGGGCAGCAATGTCCAGATGAATCAAGCCGGGGCGGGCGGACTTCGGCTTGGATGATATTACTTTATGCGAGGTGAATCGGGTTGCACCAGTTCATGATTGGGCAATACGGGGGATTTGACTCCCACAAATATCACCGGGATTTCAAGGCTGCATTCTATGGCATTGAAGCCTGCTCCTTCCCGGGAGATGAAGACTGCCGCCTTTTAATGGAGGAATCAAAAAGTAAAGGCTTTCGTGTAGGCGTTCATTTTCCGTTCCGGGCGAACGGTTCAGCCATAAGGGATGCTCTGTTCCTCTCTTCTGATCCGGGCGAACGCGAGGCTGCCTTTGAGCAGATTCGGACTGAGCTTGAATATTTAACCGTGCTGAAGCCGGAATATGTATTGTTTCATTATCCGAAGCCGGTCATTCTGGATGACCGCGTAGACTGGAAGCTGTGGAGGTTCGGGGACCGCCGCGAATACATATTTGAAAGTGAGTGTACCTTAAGCGGGCTGATTGAACGCAGTGAATCCTTGTTTGAGTGGCTGGACCTCAGGAGCAGGGAATATCATTTTACACCTATTCTTGAATTCGACGCCTTGAACCGTTATGTTTACGAACATGATTTTTTTGAAAACCTGCTGCTGAAGTACCCGCAGATTCAATTGTGCCTGGATACCGCCAGACTGCATCTGCAGGACAAGCTTGATCCCCGGTTTGACGCGAAAGCCGTCTTACGGAAATATGCCAAATATGCCGGGCTGATCCATCTCTCCACGGTTCAAGTCAATCAAGCGGTCCAGAACTCTCATTATCCGGTGCTGCCAGAGCTTAGTGTGCAGGACGGCTGGGCACCTATTGCCGAGTATTTGCAGATCATCCGCGGGGAGAACAGCCGGGTAAAAATCATGTTCGAGCACCGCTCCGACCTGATCACCGAGGACCAATTGCAGCAGTGTTATGACTGGGTAGACGCCATAGTTAACGGTTCTGTATATTTATAAATGGACAGGCACATGATACAATATGGAAATCAAACGCTTGCTAACATTAACCATCTTAGAGGAGTGAAGGCTGTGGCAATTAATGTGTATTTCAATTTTAATGGAAATGCCCGTGAAGCTGTAGAGTTTTATGCCGAAGTATTTGGAACAGAAGCCCCACGGATTATGACCTTTGGCGAAGCACCCCCAGACCCTTCCCACCCTCTTCCGGAGGAGGCTAAGCATCTGGTGATGCACGCCATGCTGTTTATTGACGGCAGTCCCGTGATGTTCTCGGACGTTTTCCCTGGAATGCCTTATGTGGAAGGGAACAACGTCAACCTTACTCTGACCAATGACGATGCCGGCAAAATCAAGGACTGGTTCAACAAGCTAAAAGAAGGCGGTAATGTCATCATGGAGCTGCAGGAAACCTTTTGGAGCAAATGCTACGGCAGCCTAAAGGACAAATTCGGGATCATCTGGCAGCTGAGTCATGATAACGGCCAGGGCGCCGGCAACGCTTAAGCTCCATTCTTCATTCAATTAAGGTCAGGATATAGCTCTCTGGGCAATTCTAGGGATGCTGTATCCTTTTTTAATGGTTTCTAAAGTGTACTTAGAAAGAGGAAAACATCCGATTGATGTGGAATAAAAAATTTATGATGAAGAAGCCCTTTACTTTTTTTCTGAAAAATATCGTCATTGTCCTGCTGTATCTGGCTGTCCTGTCGGCGATACGCTACCTGTGGTTCACCACGTATGTTGCTCCGGAGCATCCGCAGGCGGTTCAGGGCGTGCTGGATTTGCGCAGCTTCCAAATCGGGGACTCCCGTTCCATTCCGCTGGATGGGGAGTGGGAATTTTACCCGGACGAATTACTAACGCACAAGGACTTCCCGCAGCCTGACACCAGGCGGCATTATGCCATGGTTCCCGGGGACTGGAGAAACGGTTTTCCGGAAAAAGGGCATGCTTCCTTTGGTACCGGCACCTACAAACTGCGGATTCTGACCGGCACACCTCTGGATGAGCCCTACGGCTTCTGGATTCAGCGCATTCAGGCAGCTTCGGAGATTGAGATTAACGGGCAGAAGGAGCCCTCTGTGGGCCGGCTAGCCGAAAGCAAGGAAGATTATATACCCGATGCCCCTTCTTACACTGCTACTTATATTGCCGGAGATCACAGGGAGATTGAGCTGCTCGTCCGTGTCTCCAATTTCGACCATCCCCAGAAAGGGGGCATCGTCCGTTCCATCCGCTTCGGTACACAGGCTGCGATAGACACCGAGCGCTGGTATTCCATTGGCTTCCAGCTGGTCGCATTCATTATTCTGCTGCTGCACGCCTTGTATGCAGGGATCTTATATTGCTTTAACCGGCAAAATGTCTTTTTACTTTTTTTCCTGCTTCTGGTCGCAGTCGGCATTTCCATCATTTCCGATAATGATATTCTGCTGAGGCTCTGGCTGCCGATTAACTATACCTGGCTGCTGAAAATCAAGCTTTTGTCTTATATGTGGCTGTCTTATTTTATGCTGCAGCTGTCACAAAGCTTCTCTGGAAGACGAAGACCCCATACCGGAATTCTTTTCAGAAGTTATGCTGCGGTGCTGGGCCTGTATTCGGCTTTTATTGTGGTTATGCCTGCAGAAATCATTTTTCAGACGATTCTCTTGTTCAGTATTTTGTATCTGCTCCCGGTGGCCGGCGTAGTCTGGAAGATTGTGCAAATGGTGCTGGGGAAACAAGAGGACGCCGTATTTCTGCTGTTTGCCGCGGTCGCCATCCTGTCCAGTGTGCTTTGGGGTGTTGTCGAATCCAGGGGAAATACCAGCAACTTCTTTTATCCCGTTGATATTATTGCAGCAATCATCGGTTTCTCCGCCTATTGGTTCAAGCGTTATTTCCGCAATTCTGAGGAAAACATCAAGCTGAACCGGCAGCTGCAGGAAAATGACCGTCTAAAGGACCAATTCCTGGCGAATACTTCACATGAGCTGAGGACGCCGCTTCACGGCATTATCAGTATTGCCCAGACTGTCGCCGCCAAGGAACATTCGGTGATGGACTCAAAAAGTGTCCAGGACATGGATCTGCTCCTGACCATCAGCCGCCGGATGTCACATCTGCTCAATGACCTTCTGGATGTAACCCGGCTTCAGGATAAACGGATTGAGCTGCAGCGGGAGCCGCTGTCTATCCAGTCGCTGGTCTCCGGCGTGATTGATATGTTCGAATTTATGACAGAGGGCCGGGCGCTCACATTAAAAAACAACATTGCTGACTCTCTTCCCCCTGTGTTCGCAGACGAGAAACGTCTGGTCCAGATTCTATTCAATCTGCTGCACAATGCAGTCAAATATACGATTGAAGGCAGTATAGCCGTATCTGCTGAAACACAGGGCAAGGAAATGCTCATTCATGTTGCCGATACAGGAGCCGGTATGAATGAGGAGACACTGAGCCGTATATTCAAGCGCTATGAACAAGGGCAGCAGGGGATTAATGATGGCGGCGGAATCGGCCTCGGGCTGAGCATCTGTAAACAGCTCGTTGAGCTTCATCACGGAACCCTGACGGTCCGTTCACAACCAGGGCAAGGCTCGGAGTTCACCTTCACTCTCCCCTTGGCAAAGGGAACAGACCAGCCTGCTTCCGCACTCTCCAGCCAAGAGATGCCGAAGAACACGGAGCCGGCCAGACCTTCCGTTCCGGCACACAGCCCTCTCGCAGACTTGTCTGCGATCTGGAGTGCTGCGCATTCCGGAGAATCAGAAGGGGCTGGCCGCCGGATCCATATTCTGGCCGTGGATGATGATTCCGTTAACCTCAAGGTACTGGCCAGTATTCTCTCTTCAGAGAATTACAATATCAGGACCGCGCTGGGCGCTCATGAAGCCTTGAACCTGCTGGGAACCGAGCAATGGGATCTTCTGATCGCCGACGTGATGATGCCGCACATCTCCGGCTATGAGCTGACGCGAATCGTCCGTGAGCGTTTTTCATTATCGGAGCTGCCCATCCTGCTGCTGACGGCCCGCACACAGCCTGAAGATATTTATACCGGATTTCTGTCCGGTGCGAACGATTACCTGGTCAAACCGGTTGACGGGCTGGAGCTGAAATACAGAGTCCGGTCGCTGACGGGGCTGAAGCAATCCATTGATGAGATGCTGCGCATGGAAGCCGCCTATCTCCAGGCGCAGATTCAGCCGCATTTTTTGTTCAACACTTTAAATTCAATTATGGCTTTAAGCGAAATCGATACCGCCAAAATGCGTGATCTCAGCGAGGCGTTCTCCTCCTATTTGCGGATCAGTTTCGATTATATGAACTCGCATCAGCGGGTTGCGCTCTCCCATGAACTGGAACTGGTCCGGGCTTATGTGTATATCGAGCAAGCCCGGTTCGAAGAAAGGCTGGCCGTCGAATGGGACATTGAGGACGGGATTAACACTGCACTTCCGCCGCTCACGCTGCAGCCCCTGGTTGAGAACGCGGTCAGACACGGTCTGCTGAGCCGCTCGCGTGGCGGCCTGCTGACCATCCGCATTCGCAGCAGCGGAGGCTTCACTTTTTTCGAGGTCAGGGACAACGGGAAAGGCATGACGCAGGAACAGGTCAGCCACCTCCTGGACCATTCCCGCAAGGTCAGCGGAGGAATCGGCCTGCTCAATACCAACCGCCGTCTGACCCAATTATATGGCCGCGGACTGTCAATTCAGAGTGAGCCGGAACAAGGAACCTCTGTCTCTTTTACGATACCGGATCCGGGTAAATAGCATTTTTATATGCGTTTACATGCCAATCTGTGTTTTAATAAGGATACCGTTATCGCAAAAATCAGCTGTAAAGGAGCTAATGCTTATGGAAATATCCGCCTTTTTGCTGCCCAAAGACCAGGTATCGTACATTACCTCTTCGATCTCTATGCTGGAAGCCCTTGAACAACTGGAGCATCATTATTATTCAGCCATCCCGATTATTAATGAAGAAGGCAAATATGTAGGAACCCTCTCCGAAGGTGATTTATTGTGGAAATTTAAGAATACGGCCGGCCTGAATTTTGAGAATATGCGTGAAGTGACCGTAAGCGAAATTCAGCAGCATGTACACAACGAGAGCGTCGAGATCCACGCCCAGATGGAGGATATGCTGACACTGGCGGCTGACCAGAACTTTGTCCCGGTTGTCGATGACAAGGGAATCTTTCTGGGCATCATCCGCCGGAAAGATATCATTGAATATTACACCCGGAATATCACCGATTAGTTCGTGTCCGGTCTGCATACAGCAGCGGCTGCGTTGTCCTCCAGAGGACGCGCAGCCGCTGCTGTTGCCTGTATGCTTTTATAAAATTTCAAACACATGGGTCAATCTGGTTAACTCGAAAATCTTCAGCACATTGGCATTCAGTGCCTTGAGCTTAATGGTGCCGCCATTCTCCACAC
This genomic interval carries:
- a CDS encoding sugar phosphate isomerase/epimerase — encoded protein: MIGQYGGFDSHKYHRDFKAAFYGIEACSFPGDEDCRLLMEESKSKGFRVGVHFPFRANGSAIRDALFLSSDPGEREAAFEQIRTELEYLTVLKPEYVLFHYPKPVILDDRVDWKLWRFGDRREYIFESECTLSGLIERSESLFEWLDLRSREYHFTPILEFDALNRYVYEHDFFENLLLKYPQIQLCLDTARLHLQDKLDPRFDAKAVLRKYAKYAGLIHLSTVQVNQAVQNSHYPVLPELSVQDGWAPIAEYLQIIRGENSRVKIMFEHRSDLITEDQLQQCYDWVDAIVNGSVYL
- a CDS encoding VOC family protein, encoding MAINVYFNFNGNAREAVEFYAEVFGTEAPRIMTFGEAPPDPSHPLPEEAKHLVMHAMLFIDGSPVMFSDVFPGMPYVEGNNVNLTLTNDDAGKIKDWFNKLKEGGNVIMELQETFWSKCYGSLKDKFGIIWQLSHDNGQGAGNA
- a CDS encoding hybrid sensor histidine kinase/response regulator, producing MMKKPFTFFLKNIVIVLLYLAVLSAIRYLWFTTYVAPEHPQAVQGVLDLRSFQIGDSRSIPLDGEWEFYPDELLTHKDFPQPDTRRHYAMVPGDWRNGFPEKGHASFGTGTYKLRILTGTPLDEPYGFWIQRIQAASEIEINGQKEPSVGRLAESKEDYIPDAPSYTATYIAGDHREIELLVRVSNFDHPQKGGIVRSIRFGTQAAIDTERWYSIGFQLVAFIILLLHALYAGILYCFNRQNVFLLFFLLLVAVGISIISDNDILLRLWLPINYTWLLKIKLLSYMWLSYFMLQLSQSFSGRRRPHTGILFRSYAAVLGLYSAFIVVMPAEIIFQTILLFSILYLLPVAGVVWKIVQMVLGKQEDAVFLLFAAVAILSSVLWGVVESRGNTSNFFYPVDIIAAIIGFSAYWFKRYFRNSEENIKLNRQLQENDRLKDQFLANTSHELRTPLHGIISIAQTVAAKEHSVMDSKSVQDMDLLLTISRRMSHLLNDLLDVTRLQDKRIELQREPLSIQSLVSGVIDMFEFMTEGRALTLKNNIADSLPPVFADEKRLVQILFNLLHNAVKYTIEGSIAVSAETQGKEMLIHVADTGAGMNEETLSRIFKRYEQGQQGINDGGGIGLGLSICKQLVELHHGTLTVRSQPGQGSEFTFTLPLAKGTDQPASALSSQEMPKNTEPARPSVPAHSPLADLSAIWSAAHSGESEGAGRRIHILAVDDDSVNLKVLASILSSENYNIRTALGAHEALNLLGTEQWDLLIADVMMPHISGYELTRIVRERFSLSELPILLLTARTQPEDIYTGFLSGANDYLVKPVDGLELKYRVRSLTGLKQSIDEMLRMEAAYLQAQIQPHFLFNTLNSIMALSEIDTAKMRDLSEAFSSYLRISFDYMNSHQRVALSHELELVRAYVYIEQARFEERLAVEWDIEDGINTALPPLTLQPLVENAVRHGLLSRSRGGLLTIRIRSSGGFTFFEVRDNGKGMTQEQVSHLLDHSRKVSGGIGLLNTNRRLTQLYGRGLSIQSEPEQGTSVSFTIPDPGK
- a CDS encoding CBS domain-containing protein, with the translated sequence MEISAFLLPKDQVSYITSSISMLEALEQLEHHYYSAIPIINEEGKYVGTLSEGDLLWKFKNTAGLNFENMREVTVSEIQQHVHNESVEIHAQMEDMLTLAADQNFVPVVDDKGIFLGIIRRKDIIEYYTRNITD